The Gigantopelta aegis isolate Gae_Host chromosome 9, Gae_host_genome, whole genome shotgun sequence genomic sequence CAAGTTATTATGAAATCTCTACACGGaaggggagtggggggggggggggatttgtaAATCATCCCTGGCCAACAGGGGATGCTGCTGACTTCGGTCTATATAAGAAAATGCTTGTAATGGGTCAAACTATGTGTGTAACTCGACATCAACGCCGAAATCATTCACACACGCATGAACAGATATAGGATGTTTCCAGATTAGGGGTGCAACGTTTATATAGGGCACCCACAATATTCAAaggccaggtcaggtcaggtcaggtcagagggttttacgtgtacattcagaacaagctgttgtagcgcacacctatCGAGGCGCAGGTGTAGACTTGTATTCTTATTTATTagaaatgtactttattttttagatttattttaaaagtgtaagCAAAACTTAATCATTTTGCTCAAAAGGCTCGCTTAATTTTTTCAGTTTACCATCTATCAAATATTAAGGAGAAAGtcgttaaaatgttttattcaatgtATATGACAAGTAAACTTCATCTAAGTATTAATGTATGTTTTCTTGCAGATCTCTACAATGCAGTCGGATATCTATTCACAAGAACCTGGTGATGTCGTTCATCTTTCGGTTCATTCTCATCATCATAATGTTTGAACCTTACATATCATTACGGGAACATTCGTACCGAGACGTGGTAGGTCAAATTTACATAATAccgtatatatgtatttacatcataccgtatatatgtatttacatcataccgtatatatgtatttacattCTAAGTTTGGCActtaatagccgatgtatttttcgtactggggtgtcgttaaacattcattgattgttCGGTAAAACAGTGTTCGCTATTTAGTTACTGTACACTTGCTATGCTGTTGTATTACATAAGAACCATCTAATAGTATTTGCTGTTTACTACGTTTAATATGCGGCGAAACCCGTCAAAACCGtgaccctctataaaccggaattcttTACTTGGTCAcgtgggtgtccggtttagaggagttcaCTGAATTTGCTATTAACTAGGATCTTTTGATAGAATTTGTTGTTTACTACATTTTTTATGCGGTTATAATTTGTACGAACCCTTTAATAATATTTGCTGTTTACTACATTCTATGTATTGTTGTATTCTGTAAGAACTTTTTAATAGCGTTTGTTTGTTACAACATTGTACGTGCTAAATTATGTACGGTCCATTTAATATGTATCGTAACTTTTTAATTATTCTATGCCAGAAATCttcaaatgataaataaattgggtaggtaggtaggtaggtaggtagacggacagacagacagacatatatgcTGACAGACTGATCGAGAGATTAACttgcaggcagacagacagttGGACAGAAAGATAAACAAATAGACAAACATACAGACGGACAAACACAATaagaacattaattattacCGAACCACAAATAAAGCACGTGGTAACTGCACACCCCACTCCTTACGCTtccttattaaagggacattcctgagtttgctgcaattttaaagatgttatcgactaacacaaaccttttaacgattgtaattacatatcaaatatatgtttctgtataaaatattagtggctgtatattaaacgtgtttttgatcgttctaatatttgtactaggttaaatttcattttatttcctaaaatataattttttcgtacgtactaaattatttgaagacaaaatccagtttgagcttcttacaaatattaagacgaccagaaacacattgaatatacagacactgatattctaaaccagaaaatatatttaatatgtaagtttaatcgtagaactattttattagtcggaaacatcttacaatgcaacaaactcaggaatatctcTTTAAAGGAGCAGTTTCAAAGTTATATAATGacgaaaaatatgttttaatttttcttttgaaatttaaaaccggccttggtggcgcagtggttaagccatcggactacaggctggtaggtacagggttttgcagcccggtaccggctccaacccagagcgagttcttaagagctcaatgggtaggtgtaaggccattacaccctcgtctctctcactatccactaaccaactaacaactaacccactgtccttgacagacagcccagatagctgaggtgtgtgcccaaaacagcgtgcttgaaccttaattaaaaataagttgaaatgaaatgaaatgtaaagattatacttTGAATCACATACTCCAAAATATTACATTCAAATATTGTAGTCGCCGAGTGCAGTGCACTACATACAGCTGTCTAAATTACTTATCCTctctagaagaaaaaaaatcagcgTCAAATACATATGCCTACACTGACACTATCAGTGTAATTTTTAGGATTGCTTGTAAATGTGAACGTGAAAATAACCAGTGAGTCCCAAGCCTATAGACCTAAAACCTGTTTTCTTTGAGACGCTCCGTGACAGATGATAACTTGGTTTCTCTCACAAAATTGATCTTATTGCTACTTTTCGCGCTCGCGAATACGTACCTAGTTTTTACTTGACCACAGTAGCCTATCTAAATTGAAGTTCTTTGAGAGGATAATATTGCCAAATTAATACAGTTTGTTGCCTCTTTGTGTGTCTGGAACCTAGTTCAGATCTCAATCGAACGGCAGTCGCCGTGTCGTTGGCTAAAATGTCAAAACCAATTTGTGCGACATCAGTTTATTGATGTTCCCAGTGaaagttgtgttttttaaataataaaatgttattactaaAACGCTGAGAATTATTCGCACTTGGGTTTGATTTCTAATTGCAACAGCTGtcaattgtgaaaaaaaccgAAACACGTCTGGAATATTTCACCGACAggcattctttaaagggacacaccctagttacggctagttgttaaccattacggcgttgtttttcgctattaaacccatttttttcacaaataaaattgcactttacttaccgtttattatttagaatatacatttccattcacctgaagtgtttttttggtaatactggtaatcctggtgtttgtaataccacaaaatgcattttttcgtatttctgaaaaacggacgcacgtttgagaaaaaaccgttgagcagacaaggtctaatctatttttagacgggatatttatatttcaatgtcacagaagttggtataccacgtgaccgttatcattttcgttcggtttgttttctggtgcacggttcgcgcaatcaacatccgatttgttgttgttcatttgtgagatttttcttcacagttcgtaaacattttcagtaacaataaagttcagacaagtaagtatctcaatacaaaacgttacaaacccttaaaaccaatacttttgctaagtcctacgatctctggagaggggatacaaccaggacagaacagttggaacatgtccaggagaggtgaaaagaacgcaccccaagtctgtgaaatttgtcgtgacgtaggcattgttgtgcttcgagcgacatctaccggtgacatcagaatacaaactttcaaaattatttcaagcaattgggacatggggattcccatggtatttatcgatataaaacctgccttttcactccatttgataaaaacgtgatctaagtgtgttacaggtttgtagattaaccaatttataatttattttcgctggatggaactagggtgtgcggctttaacagaCACTCTCATCAAGACGCTGGATGatgaaaattgtttttggttgtaTGATTTGTTTTCTTCGTGAAAAATGAAGACTTAATACTTTATGTAAGACCAACGTCATTGTTATTATGTAACACATCTGCGATTGCGTTTTAGCCAAAATGCTTTCATAGTATTTGCCCAATGTGCTAAATTTTAACCACACACGTGTGCAGGACCATGACCAATTCACTGCAAGTCCGGCGAGGTAGCCAGAGGCCATAGTGGCTGTTCACCTCGGTCATTTCTGCAAGGCAACATTTCCTCATTAAATTCGCAGACCgtgaaaaaaaaatagacactgagtttgattaatctacaaacgtgtcacacatttggataaagttacaatgaaCTCGAACAGGAGTCTGCGATGTTGAAGGAGGGAAATACCCTTAATAACAGGTTAAAGCTCGTCTCCATAAACCTTTATGTGAAAAATGTATtgcgtggtattagaaacaccaggatgaccagaaacttTTCGGATGTACAGAAcgaataatctaaacaagacaatttaatgtctaatttcaataataaaaaacgacTCTAACAATGAAAAtacgtcatagtgtttaaaacctagggtctgtctctttaattaGACTAAATGTTTAACCTTCATGCTGATCCGTGAACGCTTATTAACCCGTAGTCATTTCCTAAGAAAAGTGTTATCTGTTAAAGCAATCAACATAATGCTTTCAAAtcctataaacaagaattaaaacaaaaactctgCGATCAATTTATTAGTGGTTTTCGAATGTTACAAACTCTTCTAGGGATCAACtgtatacattatttaacaCATAATTGTACTTCGAAACCTATTTGTCGAGATTATCATACCAAAATTGATGATGAATGACTAAATTGCATACGTCCAATTTAAGATTACCAATCGAAACTGGTAGATGGGTTACCGCTCctagagaaaatagaatatgcaaactttgtaatactgattttgaagatgaataccattatttatttaattgtaaaaattataatattgataacagtagaagaaaatatataatagaattagaattattatacaatattatatttattaaaatattatttagtctTGTGACCTGACGTATCTCTGcacattttagctattttgatTGCATATGTTGTGTTCTGTGTTAATTAAagatacttctatgttgacgcctgttctGGCCATGTATGTTAATTGTGTATTTGAATTGTCCTCTTGTTaaacattgtaatgtgtctgagtgttgtttaataaatcttagCATAGTTTATTAGATCAGTTTGCTTCTAtagacatatttttaatttttgtgtagtactttattaatttatgtaggGCGATTACGAACAAAAGCACATTTTTCATTACGTAGGGTCACAGTGCCACAATTTTATacgaaaacattttttaatattgttttgtaaacatttttcaaGTGTAAccacaatttgtatatatactactcaacctTTTTGCTAGGGGtataccaaatatttgtcagCAATTTGTGCACATCTAAAATCTATGCAACAGGTGATCAAGGAGACTATGTAGTTTGGATGGTCCATACATCCCCACAATTATGCATGACTGATGTTAAAATACATCGAATACAATAAATGCATTTACTTGACATATTTCCCCCCAATATCCCTAGCGAAATTTGAGTAGTATATGCTAACCACCTTTACAGAGTGGAGTTGGACCGATATTGTACAcaatcagaaaataatgtcacaTATTGTAAGTCATGTTAGCAAACATATATGGAAGTGGCCCGTTGTtgaattcatttattcatttaaattatTCATAGATTATCTGTATTTCAGGACAGGTTGTGTAAAGTGTTCACTGTTTATAAATTATCACTATGTTTCCGGGCTGATTGTGTAATGTGTTCACTGTTCATACACTGTTAGTGTGTGTTCAGGATTGGCTGTGTATATTGTTCACTATCCATACATTGTTACTATATTTCAGGATTGGGTGTCAAAGTGTCACTGTTCATACACTATTATTGTGTTTTAGGATTGGTTATACAAAGTGTTCACCATTCATACACTGTCACTGTGTTTTAGGATTCGTTGTGTAAAGTGTTCACTGTTTATACACTGTTACTGTGTTTTAAGATTGGTTGTAAGTGTTCACTGTACATACACTAGTATTGTGTTTCAGGACTGGTTGCGTAAAGTATTCATTCTGCATACACTGTCACTGTGTTTTAGGACTGGTTGTGTAAAGTGTTCACTGTCataaaacgctcgctcgatgcgcggtcggtctgggatcgatccccgtcggtggactcatttggctatttctcgttccagccagtgaaccacgactggtatatcaaaagccgtggtatgtactaccctgtctgtgggatggtgcatataaaagatcccttgccgataatcgaaaagaatagcccatgaagtggcgacagcgggtttcctctctcaatatctatgtggttcttaaccatatgtctgacgccatataaccgtaaacaaaataaaacatttctttctttctttgttcatactttgttgttgtgtttcagGGCTGATCATGTAAAGTGTTCACTATGCATACTCTGTTTCTCTGTTTCAGGATTGGTTGTGTAAAGTGTTCACTGTTGATACTGTTGTGTAACGTGTTCACTGTTAATACTATGTTACTGTGTTTCAGGACTGGCTGTGTAAAGTGTTCACTGTTCACACCGTGTTTCAGGAATGGTTGTGTAACGTGTTCACCGTTCATACTGTGTTATTCTGTTTCAGGACTAGTTGTGTAAAGTGATCACTGTTCATACTGTGTTTCAGAACTGGTTGTGTAAAGTGTTCATTGTTCATACTGTGTTTCGGGACTGGTTGTGTAAAGTGTTCACCATTCATACACAGTTACTATGTTTTAGGACTGGTTGAATAACGTGTTCACTGTCCATACCGTGTTTCAGGACTGATTATGTAAAGTGTTCACTGTTCATACTGGTCTGTAACGTGTTCATTGTTCATACTCTGGTACTGTGTTTCAGGATTGGTTGTGTAAATTGTTCACTGTTCATACTGGTCTGTAACGTGTTCACTGTTCATACTCTGTTACTGTGTTTCAGGACTGGTTGTGTAAAGTGTTCACCATTCATATACTGTTACTATGTTTCAGGACTGATTGTATAACATCTTCATTGTTCATACTGTTTCAGGACTGATTGTGTAAAGTATTCACCATCCATATACTGTTACATGTACTATGTTTCAGGACTGATTGTATACGTGTTCACTGTTCATACTGTTACTGTGTTTTAGGACTGATTGTATAACGTGTTCACTGTTCATACTGTTACTGTGTTTCAAGACTGGCTGTGTAAAGTGTTCACTGTTCATACTGTGTTTCAGGACTGGCTGTGTAAAGTGTTCACTGTTTTAAGGAAGTACACGATCATGGCGAACTTCTCGTGGATGTTCGTGGAGGGTCTGTTTCTACACAACCGACTCGCCGTGTCCGTCTTCAGCACGGAGGCGCCGTTCGTCCTCTTTTATGTGATAGGCTGGGGTAGGTATCCGTGCTCGTGTCAATCAAAAATAGAACACGCCCACACTGTCTGTCAGTCAGACACAACAAACTACGCTCACGTTCTGtttatgtaaaaatacaaaatccaCTTTATGTCAGCATACAAAAAAGATACCCATTTTCtgctgtaaaaataaattacaatattCCACTGTCAAAATAGAATACGTACACTGACAGTTTAAAATAGAATACACCAACGTTTCGGTTAAACTAAAATAGAACACGGCCACTTTATGTCAGTCTAAACTAAAATATACCCACTTTCTGTTAACCTAAAATAGAATACACTTAGTGTATTCCATTGTAAACATGGAATACGTACACTGTTTGacaatttacaataaaatatacacattttcTGCTAATCTAAAATAGAATATACCAATTTTTTCTGTTAATCCAAAATAGAACACATCGATGTTTGTCAACGTATTTATGTCAGTCCCAATTACCGGTAAATACGTCAATGATTTTGAGTCAATTCAAACTAGAACACACCCACTATCGGTCAGTCTTAAAATGGTTACCACGTCTGAGTCTGATCAAGACACACGAACTTCTTGTCAAACCTGCACAgaataaacacattttgtatTAATCTTAGCAAGAACATATCGATTATTTGTATGTACACAACCCATGCTTTACCCTTGGCTtgtgttgttctaattgtaaacaaggggatggcaataaaaaatttaaaaaaaaaaagaagaaaaaaaaaaaagaaagaaagaagaacatATCGATTATATCTGTAATCATAACAGTACACATAACTTGTCATATTTCtctaaatttaaacaataatacgATCCTTTTTTAGTCGACTTTAAACAAGAATATACCCCTGTTCTGTCAATCGCAACTAGAATACGCCCATCTTCTAAACCAGAACACTGCCACTTGTTTTCAATCTAAGCCATAAAATAGTATGTGATCATATATTACCAATTAGTAACTCAGTGATTTGTAATGGCAAATATGTATAATAACTATGGGTTCTAAAATCAACCGTTTAGGAGATATAGGTGTTGGGGCGTATTAGATGTATACTAATTAGCACCTTTCCCGGTCTCTGATTTTGGTGGATTTTGGATATAATGTTCAATCGGGCTATcgtaacaatataaaacaaaaaagccaCACCTTCTGTTGCAATATGTTCTAGATTCACCTAAATTGTGGCTTAGATTTACTGGACTAATGTGACTGGTGTTTATTTCAGGTATTCCCGCCATTATAACGACCACGTGGGCCGTCCTGATGGAGTTCTACAATGACGAACCGTGCTGGCAGGAGCACAACCTCTCGCCCCTCATCTTTATAATATATGCTCCAATACTGATCACGCTTGTTGTAAGTCTATATACAAGAGTATCTTTATAATATATGCTCCAATAATGATCACGCTTGTTGTAAGTCTATATACAAGAGTATCTTTATAATATATGCTCCAATAATGATCACGCTTGTTGTAAGTCTATATACAAGAGTATCTTTATAATATATGCTCCAATAATGATCACGCTTGTTGTAAGTCTATATACAAGAGTAACTTTATAATATATGCTCCAATACTGATCACGCTTGTTGTAAGTCTATATACAAGAGTATCTTTATAATATATGCTCCAATAATGATCACGCTTGTTGTAAGTCTATATACAAGAGTAACTTTATAATATATGCTCCAATACTGATCACGCTTGTTGTAAGTCTATATACAAGAGTATCTTTATAATATATGCTCCAATACTGATCACGCTTGTTGTAAGTCTATATACAAGAGTAACTTTATAATATATGCTCCAATACTGATCACGCTTGTTGTAAGTCTATATACAAGAGTATCTTTATAATATATGCTCCAATACTGATCACACTTGTTGTAAGTCTATACACATTGAGCTAGTCATGAGTATCTTGATAATTAATCATGTTACATAAACAGCGTAAAATTAACATATCCATATCCCTGTCTGCtcacctgtctgtctgtgtgtgtatctgtatctctctctcacccTTCCCCTCTCACCCCCCCCTCTCACTCTCTGTCTTTGTATGTTTGTCAGTtagtctctctctgtccctccgtcgtcccccccccctctctctctctctctctctctctctctctctctctctctctctctctatcactaCAGAATGACAGAAGAAACTCGATACCACACCACATAAACTACTCGTAAcgattgtttgttgtttgattAGACtttttccgtgcttatatccaattaagattcaagcacgctgtcctgggcacacacattgatcacctatctgggctgtcctTCCGGAACAATGAGTTAGTAGTCagtttgttagtgattagtaagagagaaatgggtgtggtggacttacacctacccacagagtcgttaaactcgctctaggtgggagctggtacagggatgcgaacccagtacctaccagccttaagaaCGGTGGCTTAATGATTAGCTGCAGTATCCTTTTATATTCACTTCTTCAACGATAGgattacataccacagcctttggtatatccGTCCTACggtccatattttcgaagctatcttagcgctgcGATATCGTAAGACTACCGAAAACTACGGTGTGTCTATCGagggggattgatcccacaacCTGTCGTCTCTCAAGCGAGAGCGAGAATTCAACCACTGGCCGCATTCCATTTCTCTCATCAATACATTCTGCTCCTCATAAAGAACAATTTTATCACGAGTTCCATCCAAACCACGCGGCAACGCTGTTCTAAACACTCCACGTTCGTCAGTAAGATTGTTAACAGTATCGGCTCTCATTCTAGTCCGCGTTCTACCACACACCAAGatcagccccaagttcagccagcaaaagTCTCGCTAACGTtagcaaactatttgattggttctcgaCGTGGCCTTTTAGTTTACCGTCAAGTACATAAAACAGTCTGCGAACgcttttctgctcggtctggttAAACTCAGTCCTAGTCTTTAGTCAGTCTGAAACTAGAAATCAAACATTCCTTTGTCCAGTTCAACAAGAAGTCTGCCATTGATACGAATAAACCTAACACATTGTACAATATAGGCTAATGATTTGAGTTCCCACCccatatttaaaacattgcaTATATCTCTTCTGTTAagaaaatttaaattgttttgaaaacactACGGTGCTatgacatatattttgttttctttttagatCAATTGTGCATTCTTGGTGAATATTATTCGTATTCTTATAACGAAATTACGAGCTCACAATGCTATAGAGACAGCAAGGATCAGGTACGTAGGGTGTATTgtgatgtgacgtcattaggggttaaatattaatatatagtaaacAGGTCCCAGTGTAGTATCAAGCTGGAAATCAAAAATGGATgggtgatttgttttgtttgttttattttttaaatttattaaaaacaaattactttcttcttctttttttattatataaaagaattattattttaaaaaaattagtttttttgtttttgtttgtttgttttttttgtttatggtttattatattttaataaatgattattaatttatttgtttttgtttaagaaaattagtttattttctGGGAATGTGTCGTTACATTTAAGTATACGCTATAAGGAAAAAACCTAACGTTCTGAATACAAATACCGATAAACAAAACTGACAAAACAACAAGGCATATAATTGTTAACACCTTATTAATGCATACATATTGATTGTTAACACCTTATTAATGCATACATATTGATTGTTAACACCTTATTAATGCATACATATTGATTGTTAACACCTTATTAATGCATACATATTGATTGTTATAGTTTTCTTCAACGAgtttaaaaatttacttttaatctAAATTAGTGACACATGGTATAAGCGTATGAGACGGGGTGGCAGGGTGGCAACTGCCCCCTAGTGAcagagcaaatcctcaaatccAAGCAAAactgatagagatattcgggcaatattcgatacctttttaccatgtattaccatcattctacccgcaaatccatgtacaaataagtagtgattcgtttgcaatcctatatagctatttggcagtaatactaatatgaataaatgttgttctagattcgggcattttttgtttaattcgggcaaaaatcagcctgccccctaaTAAAATGGGAGTCTGTACGCCTATGACACATGGTTTGACTAATTTCCTGTTCCTTGTTTCAGAAAAACAATCAAGGCAACTGTGGTATTGCTACCATTACTCGGTATAATAAATCTGTTGTTTCTGCTAAAACCGGACGCAACAGAGGGTTCGTTAATGGAGGCCTACAGGGTGATCAACTCCATTCTACCGGCATGTCAGGTAGGAACCACTTTACGTGTATTGGCTCAAACTGTATTAGCTCCTCTTATTCACACACAGGTGTCAATTATCTGTCATAAAACACATTGTGACTAGACCGATGGGGtgaatatataaatttagacaTTTAACGAAATTTAAAGAAGACTGGACAAGCTTACTCTTGGTTCATGTTAAAGGTCGAATTGTGAATACATGTTGTTGGgttgtgagggttttttttgttactcAAGACAAATCAACATACTGTGGCAGTGTTATTATTGAGTGATTTTGGGATTATTAACTTCCtagtattttaaacataatCAAATACCAATGCACATGTTTTCAATTGTCAGCAGGTTAATTAGTGTGTAGTCTGGGCAACggttattgaaaaataatataagcTGTGCATTTTGAGCATGTTCTATCGAATTAAAATGAGATGAATTTTCATGGGTGTCTATcaaataaacatgaaatatatgaCATGAAATCCACAAAAtattcacacacaaaataacCTTACATTTACACATACCTGTAATAATTTTCTGTAAACCTATAATTTCATagagtatgtttattttgtttcgtTGAAAGGCATTGTAAACAATAGTAAAACGTAGaattttcctttcttcttcaggGTATTTTCGTCGCCCTTCTCTACTGTTTTATGAATAGTGAAGTAAGTATTTCATTATGTTGTCGAACCCGTGTTAAGCAGATACCTGTACAGGTATACCTGTTCAATCGACAACTTCTGTTATGAGATGCTACCTTTTTATTGTACCAAACCAACTTGATCTAGAAGATAATAACGTGAATTAAGAAGTCATCTGTATTAAAAGGCCATCATTTGAAGCTCGCTTTGGTTGGACTGTGCTATTTAGACTGTTGGCAATATTAAAAGTGTTGATGAACATCTCTGTATAACCTAACGTTACTTTTTTTCActgaagtaataaaaataaagcagTGAGTTGGGTGCAATTTATTTTGCGTAAAAGCAAATATTGTACACAATTTGTATTCTGAAAACACAAATGCAATTCCAAATTGGAATGGGATATAAAAGGCACACAAAATGTGTAAATCCAGCATGAACATAGCGTTTAGAGTGTACTTTCTGATCCGTACGGTGCTTACTTCTGCGCAGTTCATCAGGCGGGATGATTCTCTGCAACTATTATTAACGGTAATAAGCCTAGCCAGTAAGAAAGCACTTGAGATGAAATCATTTTCATGTTAGCTACGGTAATGATCGTTTGCTGACAGATTCGTCGTATTCAGCCTGTTTTAGTAGGACCAGAGCTGTGTTTGGTAAAACCAGATTATTTTGTCATTCTCCAACAATGAGATCAGCTCTTTGATAATGAGCACGTTTCGTAAATTAGTCGTAGtttacaacaacaaatctgGAGTTATTAGCAAAAGCGGATCTAGATGAGCCTGTTTTATTaacgttttcttttctttgatctACTTCAGGCTAAGAGGAGGAAATTATgcaagggggaggggggggggggggggtctagagtGTGGCGAGCGACGTTTATAGGGAGGTTCGGGTCATGCTTCCCTGGAAAATAATATCTATCtcctgtacccccccccccccaccatcacctctcctctttctctgtctctattcctctctctctct encodes the following:
- the LOC121381706 gene encoding calcitonin gene-related peptide type 1 receptor-like, yielding MRHVLKRRQIHFAEVLRDIYFTTSTVSLAFLVLTLFIFSYFKSLQCSRISIHKNLVMSFIFRFILIIIMFEPYISLREHSYRDVDWLCKVFTVLRKYTIMANFSWMFVEGLFLHNRLAVSVFSTEAPFVLFYVIGWGIPAIITTTWAVLMEFYNDEPCWQEHNLSPLIFIIYAPILITLVINCAFLVNIIRILITKLRAHNAIETARIRKTIKATVVLLPLLGIINLLFLLKPDATEGSLMEAYRVINSILPACQGIFVALLYCFMNSEVRSVIKKKWYRFRLSRSWSSHARRRTSRTSSYFLSQSESGLSPLNRTTTPL